In the genome of Treponema pedis, one region contains:
- a CDS encoding bifunctional diguanylate cyclase/phosphodiesterase, translating to MKVKKNTSRYKTTMLTRLLIPMIFVFVIQSSVMIFMFLNSGLLNKSDDSAYIEFSEKVLSRKIYIENEKFKRWTAFQGINEEILSVIINVLNEEGLSQKEIINRDDVQNKIMEDIIPMLIYLLRKNNVMGFFLVLDSPRSLSESGTDFSYPGIYLRNPSLLLSPAENNDLRLLHGNPETVEQYKIALDDEYKKYFSISNRLNDENSKYFNYPIRLAKLGINASTEQMSYWSPPFNLCEKEEVITYSIPLKDDDGNIYGVLGIDLSINYLKSFLYFDELYSGRKGLYCIATRDTSVDSLEFTPICVSGTSVDLTASQFPVLNVVKTGYKNVYRIENSMFLGSKQCVAVEKFNMYPPKSFYGNQEWVLMGIVPENDILSFSSTLIGIFWQTLFIAGILFLTGAYLSSKHISNMLARVVSKIENSDQTKPLHLEKMNIVELDSLISSIENLSIGVFNAASRVSKIVEQLQVPIGVFEHNIILGTVFCNSIWFKLFNIRKYSTDTVLNDAEFYQMLNELEYYINSKEGTKTIYAIPTGEPGKVRWIRFTGMKENERVMGIALDITRENEDRTRLEMQMNYDDLTGLYNRNAFDRKISEVFKQRHIGICALVMWDIDNLKYLNDSFGHAYGDAHLQIFGKKLSTLQQDRCIVCRRSGDEFYTFFYSFSTADEIRLLLNAFWKEIQEMTIVLPSGEETRLRVSGGIAWYPYDADNQADLIRYADFAIYDVKHSFKGSLHDFNLDMYKKNYILIQGTEALNKMFEKNLIEYAMQPIIVAATGEIYGYEMLMRSMMSEFKSPEDILRLARAQSKLHILEEITFFAAMETFTEKIKSGEISKTSKVFLNTVSSQILTETKITEFEDRFTPYLSNIVLEITESEPLNTAFYSIKSDLIQKWNAMIAIDDFGSGYSNDSSLIFLSPNLVKIDISIVREIHKSLDKQNLLENLISYAKKRDIIVLAEGVETIEEIKVLLSFGVDLFQGYFFAKPSFTIEPIPPEKLQALRDAYIDKI from the coding sequence ATGAAAGTTAAAAAGAATACTTCGCGATACAAAACAACAATGCTTACCCGTCTTTTGATTCCGATGATTTTTGTATTTGTGATTCAAAGTTCGGTTATGATTTTTATGTTCTTAAATTCCGGGCTTTTAAATAAATCCGATGACAGCGCATATATAGAATTTTCGGAAAAAGTATTAAGCAGAAAAATATATATTGAAAATGAAAAATTTAAACGCTGGACAGCCTTTCAAGGAATAAACGAAGAGATTTTAAGTGTTATTATAAATGTTTTAAACGAAGAAGGTCTTTCTCAAAAAGAAATTATAAACAGAGATGATGTTCAAAATAAAATTATGGAAGACATTATTCCTATGTTAATTTATCTTTTGAGAAAAAATAATGTTATGGGATTTTTTTTGGTTTTGGATTCTCCGCGAAGTCTTTCCGAAAGCGGTACCGATTTTTCGTATCCCGGTATTTATTTACGCAACCCTTCTTTATTACTTTCGCCTGCCGAAAATAACGATTTAAGGCTCTTACATGGAAATCCTGAAACGGTAGAACAATATAAAATAGCTTTAGATGATGAATATAAAAAATATTTTTCCATTTCCAACCGCTTAAATGACGAAAATTCCAAGTATTTTAATTACCCTATAAGACTTGCAAAATTGGGGATAAATGCAAGTACTGAGCAAATGTCTTATTGGAGCCCGCCGTTTAATCTGTGTGAGAAGGAAGAGGTTATCACTTATTCAATACCTTTAAAAGATGATGATGGGAATATTTACGGTGTTTTAGGTATAGATTTATCGATAAATTATTTAAAATCATTTTTATACTTTGACGAACTTTACTCAGGCAGGAAGGGGTTATATTGTATAGCGACACGCGATACTTCGGTCGACTCGCTTGAATTTACACCTATATGTGTAAGCGGAACTTCCGTAGATTTGACGGCTTCCCAGTTTCCCGTATTAAATGTTGTAAAGACGGGTTATAAAAATGTATACCGTATAGAAAACTCCATGTTTTTGGGTTCAAAACAATGTGTTGCCGTAGAAAAATTCAATATGTATCCTCCTAAATCGTTTTACGGCAATCAGGAGTGGGTTTTAATGGGTATTGTGCCTGAAAACGATATTTTATCATTTTCTTCCACTCTTATAGGTATATTTTGGCAAACACTGTTTATAGCCGGTATATTATTTTTAACGGGCGCATATTTATCAAGTAAGCATATTTCAAATATGCTTGCAAGAGTGGTATCGAAAATTGAAAACAGCGACCAAACTAAACCCTTACATCTTGAAAAAATGAATATAGTGGAACTTGATTCTCTTATTTCCTCGATAGAAAATTTGAGTATAGGAGTTTTTAATGCCGCTTCGAGAGTTTCCAAAATTGTAGAACAGCTTCAAGTTCCCATAGGTGTTTTTGAGCATAATATTATTTTAGGTACTGTTTTTTGTAATTCCATTTGGTTTAAACTTTTTAATATACGAAAGTATTCTACCGATACCGTTTTAAATGATGCCGAATTTTATCAAATGCTTAATGAGCTTGAGTATTATATAAACAGTAAAGAAGGCACAAAAACAATATATGCAATACCCACAGGAGAGCCGGGTAAGGTCAGATGGATACGCTTTACGGGAATGAAGGAAAACGAACGTGTTATGGGGATTGCTTTGGATATTACGCGCGAAAATGAAGACAGGACCCGTCTTGAAATGCAAATGAACTATGATGACCTTACCGGTTTATATAATCGTAATGCATTTGACAGAAAAATATCCGAAGTGTTTAAACAACGGCATATAGGAATTTGCGCATTGGTTATGTGGGATATAGATAATTTAAAATATCTAAACGATTCTTTCGGTCATGCTTACGGCGATGCCCACTTACAAATTTTCGGAAAAAAACTTTCTACGCTTCAACAGGACAGGTGTATTGTTTGTAGACGGTCGGGAGACGAATTTTACACCTTCTTTTACAGTTTTTCTACGGCAGATGAAATAAGACTCTTATTAAATGCTTTTTGGAAAGAAATTCAGGAAATGACGATTGTTCTTCCAAGCGGAGAGGAAACAAGACTTAGGGTTTCAGGCGGTATAGCGTGGTATCCTTATGATGCGGATAATCAGGCGGATTTGATAAGGTATGCCGATTTTGCAATATATGATGTTAAACATTCGTTTAAAGGTTCTTTACATGATTTTAATTTGGATATGTATAAAAAGAATTACATTTTGATTCAGGGAACCGAAGCCTTAAATAAAATGTTTGAAAAGAATTTAATTGAATATGCCATGCAGCCTATTATAGTTGCCGCAACCGGAGAAATATACGGATATGAAATGCTTATGCGCTCGATGATGAGTGAATTTAAAAGTCCTGAGGATATTTTACGGCTTGCAAGAGCTCAATCCAAATTGCATATTCTTGAAGAAATTACATTTTTTGCCGCGATGGAAACTTTTACGGAAAAAATTAAAAGCGGAGAAATTTCTAAAACTTCGAAAGTATTTTTAAATACCGTAAGCTCTCAAATTTTAACCGAAACGAAAATTACCGAATTTGAAGACAGATTTACTCCGTATCTTTCAAATATAGTTTTGGAGATTACCGAAAGCGAACCTCTTAATACGGCGTTTTATTCGATAAAAAGCGACCTTATTCAAAAATGGAATGCAATGATTGCAATAGATGATTTCGGAAGCGGATACAGCAATGATTCTTCTTTAATATTTCTTTCTCCCAATCTTGTTAAGATAGATATTTCGATTGTAAGGGAAATTCATAAAAGTTTGGATAAGCAGAATTTGCTTGAAAACCTTATTTCTTATGCGAAAAAAAGAGATATAATTGTTTTAGCGGAGGGCGTTGAAACAATAGAAGAAATTAAAGTTTTGCTGAGCTTCGGAGTGGATTTATTTCAAGGCTATTTCTTTGCAAAGCCTTCGTTTACTATAGAACCCATTCCTCCTGAAAAGCTGCAAGCTCTAAGAGACGCTTATATAGATAAAATTTAA
- a CDS encoding tetratricopeptide repeat protein: MEKLSALTAKRSSSYSAFRANTAIAEIYFQRKSYEEALKYYELAALAVKNSYAAGVAYFNAASCADESGNNEKALEFYEKAATIENFPLIPRALFNAGRIYEAMSKKDEAVSRYNKLLESYPKNEWALLAKSRIIDISKDNL; the protein is encoded by the coding sequence ATTGAAAAACTTTCGGCATTAACTGCAAAACGCTCTTCTTCTTATTCGGCCTTTAGAGCAAATACCGCAATTGCGGAAATTTATTTTCAAAGAAAATCGTATGAAGAGGCTTTAAAGTATTATGAATTGGCTGCCCTTGCCGTTAAAAATTCTTACGCGGCCGGCGTTGCTTATTTTAACGCCGCATCTTGTGCCGACGAATCGGGAAATAATGAAAAGGCTTTGGAATTTTATGAAAAAGCCGCAACAATCGAAAACTTTCCTCTTATTCCCAGAGCCTTATTTAATGCAGGCCGCATATATGAAGCTATGTCGAAAAAAGATGAAGCCGTCTCCCGTTACAATAAACTGTTGGAGTCTTATCCCAAAAATGAATGGGCCTTACTTGCAAAGTCCAGGATAATTGACATTTCCAAAGATAACTTATAA
- a CDS encoding sigma-54-dependent Fis family transcriptional regulator, giving the protein MGTIDSIKRDKLNTLINTGLLINSNYSDLSVLLEKIVESAMMVVEGDAASLLMREEGSEHLRFEIAIGPKGIEAKKIVIGMNGIAGWVIKYNKSVIINDVEHDPRFDSTVQDVTGYKNRNMLAVPMRIKDKCIGVIEVLNKVGGKDFDTDDLNVLELFANQTAIAYQNARHYNKSREEIICLQDQLKQDKGYHTLIAKSPVMLEKLELCKNIAASDASVLILGESGVGKELIAEQLHLHSRRVNEPFIRVNCAALPDGLLESELFGHVRGAFTDAVSDRVGRFELANRGTIFLDEIGDIPLQLQTKLLRVLQEMQFERVGSNKTITIDTRIITATNKNIEELVAQGKFRSDLYYRLNVLPIYIPPLRNRREDIPELADFFLKRFGKEMKKSFLGFSADAMDMINTCPWHGNIRELENAVERACVLGTPPYIERKDLFIKLGDEPALRTVEVKPKDLKTAVNDFKKNHITGILEKCRWNQTAAAEILDIQRTYLSRLIKELEIKEN; this is encoded by the coding sequence ATGGGGACAATTGATAGCATTAAAAGAGATAAACTGAATACTCTTATAAATACCGGCTTGCTGATAAATTCCAATTATTCCGATTTAAGTGTTTTATTGGAAAAAATTGTAGAATCGGCGATGATGGTTGTTGAAGGAGATGCGGCGTCTCTTTTAATGCGTGAAGAAGGCAGTGAACATCTCAGGTTTGAAATTGCCATAGGTCCTAAAGGTATTGAAGCAAAAAAAATCGTTATAGGCATGAACGGTATTGCCGGTTGGGTTATAAAGTACAACAAAAGCGTTATTATAAACGATGTTGAGCACGACCCAAGATTCGATTCAACCGTTCAAGATGTTACAGGATATAAAAACCGTAATATGCTAGCAGTTCCTATGCGTATAAAAGATAAATGCATAGGCGTAATTGAGGTTTTAAATAAGGTAGGCGGAAAGGATTTTGATACCGATGATTTAAATGTCCTTGAGCTTTTTGCAAACCAAACGGCAATTGCTTATCAAAATGCAAGGCATTATAATAAATCGCGGGAAGAAATTATCTGTCTTCAAGACCAGCTGAAACAGGATAAGGGCTATCATACTCTTATAGCAAAGAGTCCCGTTATGCTTGAAAAACTGGAACTTTGCAAAAATATAGCCGCTTCCGATGCATCGGTTTTAATTTTGGGCGAAAGCGGAGTAGGTAAAGAACTTATTGCGGAACAGCTGCATCTTCATTCACGCAGGGTAAACGAGCCTTTTATCCGTGTAAACTGCGCTGCCCTGCCTGACGGTTTATTGGAAAGCGAGCTTTTCGGTCATGTGCGGGGCGCGTTTACCGATGCCGTTTCGGACAGGGTAGGGAGGTTTGAGCTTGCAAATAGGGGCACCATATTTTTAGATGAAATCGGAGATATTCCCTTACAGCTTCAAACAAAACTTTTACGGGTTTTGCAGGAAATGCAGTTTGAGCGGGTAGGCTCAAATAAAACAATTACAATAGATACCAGAATTATAACGGCTACAAATAAAAATATCGAAGAGCTTGTAGCTCAAGGTAAATTCCGCTCGGATTTATACTATAGATTGAACGTACTTCCCATTTATATTCCGCCTTTGCGTAATAGACGGGAAGATATACCGGAGTTGGCGGATTTTTTTCTAAAAAGATTCGGTAAAGAAATGAAAAAAAGTTTTTTAGGTTTTTCAGCCGATGCTATGGATATGATAAATACTTGTCCGTGGCACGGAAATATCCGCGAACTTGAAAATGCCGTTGAAAGAGCCTGTGTTTTGGGAACCCCGCCTTATATTGAACGAAAAGATTTGTTTATTAAGTTGGGAGATGAACCTGCGCTCCGTACTGTGGAAGTTAAACCGAAAGATTTAAAAACCGCTGTAAACGATTTTAAAAAAAATCATATTACGGGAATTTTGGAAAAATGCAGATGGAATCAAACCGCTGCAGCCGAGATACTTGATATACAGCGTACTTATTTATCGCGATTGATAAAAGAACTTGAAATTAAGGAGAATTAA